GTCGCGTGAAACCGAAGCATTTCTCGATTCCCGCTTCGGCGCCGAGATCCTGCCTCTCCTGACTCCCATCGTCCTCGACCGCGCGCATCCCTTGCCCACCCTGCGCCACGGCACGTGGGGGCTGGTGGTGCGCTTCCGAGGCACGAATTCCAGGAAATACGGCGTGATCCTCGTGCATCCCGCGCTTCCGCCTTTCATCGAGGCACCTGACTACGAACGCGTCCCTTTGGAGCACCTCATCGCCAGTCACGTGACAGCGCTGTTCGGACGCTCGGCGATCGAATCCTTCTGGACCTTCCGCATCGCGCACGATGATTCATCCGCGATCGGCGCACGACATGACGTCGCCGAATTTCTCGCCGCGGCGCTCCAGAAGACGCATCGGAAGCAGGACGCGCTCGCGCGCAGGGAGCTCGCGGGTCCGAGATCCAACCTCGGTCCGAGATCCAACCTCGCTTGACCGCATGGACACTGAAGTCCTCATCGTCGGCGCCGGCCCTACCGGTCTCGTGCTCGCTCTCTGGCTCGCCCGGCTCGGCATCCGGATCCGCATCATCGACAAATCTGCCGAACCAGGGACCACTTCGCGTGCGCTGGCGGTTCAGACGCGGACGCTGGAGCTCTACCGCCAGCTCGGTATCGCCGACGAAGTGGTCGAAGCAGGCCTGGTGTTCTCCGCAGCAAATCTCTGGGCCAGAGGCAGAAGAGCCGCGCACCTCGACCTCCGCAGCCTGGGCGCGGGCCGGAGCCCCTTTCCTTACGGGCTCATCTACCCGCAGGACGAGCACGAGCGCTTCCTGATCGCGCGGCTCGAAGAGCTGGATGTGCACGTCGAGCGCAAGACCGAGCTGATCGATTTCGAGGAAACGGACGGACGCATCCTGGCGCGCTTGCCAGGGTCGACGTGCCAGGCTGCATTTCTTGCCGGCTGCGACGGCGCACACTCGACCGTGCGCGAGAAGCTCGAAATCAGTTTTCCGGGCGGCACTTATGAGCATCTCTTCTACGTCGCTGACGTGGAGGCGAACGGGCCGCTGATGGACCGCGAGCTGCACGTTTCGATCGACGAGAGCGATTTCGCCGCCATCTTCCCGCTCGAGAAAGAGGGCCGCGCCCGGCTGATCGGTACCATTCGCCCCGAGGCGGAGAAGGAGGGCGAGAATCTCGGCTGGAACGACGTGAGCAAGGGCCTTTTGCAGCGGTTGCGCGTCGACGTCCGCCGCGTGAACTGGTTCTCGACCTACCACGTACACCACCGCGTCGCGGCGCGTTTCCGCCATGGGCGCGTCTTCCTCGTCGGCGATGCCGCGCACGTCCACAGCCCGGTTGGCGGGCAGGGGATGAACACCGGGATCGGCGACGCAGTGAACCTCGCGTGGAAGCTGGCGGCGGCGATACGCGGACGAGCGCCGGCGCGCATCCTCGACAGCTACGAGCCGGAGCGGATCGGCTTTGCGCGCCGCCTGGTCGCGACCACTGACCGTGTCTTCCAGTTCGTCACCAGGAGTGGGCGGCTCGCAGCCCGCGTGCGCGTGCACGTGGCGCCGCGCGTGATCTCGACCCTGTTCCGGCTGCCAGCGGTGCGGCGCTTCCTGTTTCGCACCGTCTCCCAGACGGCGATCGAGTATCGGGAGAGCGGCTTGAGCGAGGGGCGCGCCGGGCGCATCCGCGGCGGCGATCGGCTGCCATGGGTCGAGTCCGCGCCTGACAACTTCACGCCGCTCAAGTCGCTGGAGTGGCAGGTGCACGTGTACGGCAGCGCCGGTGGCGGCTTGGCTGCAAGGTGCGCGTCGCGCGGACTGCCGCTGCACGTCTTTCCGTGGAGCCGCAACGCGGCGCGCGCAGGGCTCGCCCGCGATGCGACCTACCTCGTGCGGCCAGATGGCCATGTCGGGCTCGCCGATGTGCTGCACGGTCCCGAGCGCCTCGAGCGCTATCTCGACGACCGCGACCTCCGCTTCGTCGCGCAGCCAGCCAGGGCCGGCGCCGCCCCCGGTCTCTGAGGTTCAGGCGCGAGCATGCCGCACCTTCGCGCCCGCACCCAGCGGTGACGAGGGATTGCGCGGCAGGTGCCGGAGGCCCATCCACCCCAGCGCGGCCACGTGCTTCGCAACGTCGTCGATGGAGAAGCCACGGCCGGCCGCCGCCCACCACTGGGCAACCTGCGTGACCATCCCGATGAGAGCGTTCGCGTAGATCGGCGCGACCTTCGGGGCGAAGCCCGCGTTCTCGAACTGCTTCCGGAAGATGTCGCCCACGCGGTGCGCCAGATCATCGATGACCCGGGTCAGTCCTCGTCGCGCAGACATGTTCGGTGAGTCCCGGGTGAGCACGGCGAACCCCGCAGGGACCTCCTTCGTGTACGACATGAACGCGACGACGGCCCCTTCGAAGCGCTCCCGGGCGCTCCCCTCCGCGATGCTCACCGACACGCGGCGGACGAGGTCGTCCATCTCGCGGTCCACGATTGCGGCATACAGCCCGTCCTTCGAGCCGAAGTGCTCGTAGATGATCGGCTTGGTCACGCCGGCCTTCCGGGCCACTTCATCGAGCGTGGTCGCTTCGTAACCGTGCGAGGCGAAGACTGCTCGGCCGACCTCCAGCAACTGCGCACGGCGATCGGCTGCCGTGAGCTTCTGCTTGCGCCCCATTGCGCCTCCTGTTACCCATCAGTAAGTTACTTCCAAGGAACTTACTGAGTAGTAGCAACAACCCTGGGGTCCGTCATGTACATCGTCCTCTGCGCAGCCGTCTTCACCGTCGCCTACCTGCTGAACATCCTTACCATCAGCGTGGGCTACCACCGAGGATTCGCCCACCAGGCCGTCACCCTGCATCCCCTGCTGCGCAGGCTGGTGATCGCCGGCGGGAACTGGGTCACCGGACTCGACCCCAAGGCGTGGGTGGTGATGCACCGACTGCACCACGAATACTCGGATACGCCGCTGGACCCGCATTCGCCCGTCAACGTCGGAATGCGCGGCATGGGACTCGAGCAACTGCGCAGCTACAAGCGCGTCATCATCGGACTGCTCAAGAAGGACCCCGCCTACACGCGCTATGCACGCGACCTTGATTTCCCCGTCAACATCCTGATCCGCCGCAAGCTCTGGTATCTGCCCTACGTCGTTCATGCCCTCGTCGGGGTGGCGCTCGCGGTTTGCGTTGGGCCACTTCTCGGCGTCGCTTACTTCCTCGGCATGATGAGCCACCCTATCCAGGGCGGGCTCGTCAACTGGCTCGGGCACGCGGTGGGCGGGCGCAACTTCGACACCGACGACAATTCCCGCAACAACCACCTTGCCGCGTGGCTGATCCTCGGCGAGGGGTTCCAGAACAACCATCATCGCTACCCGGCCTCGGCGACGTTCTCATACCGGCGTCACGAGGTTGACCTCGGTTACTACGCCTGCGTGCTGATGGGATGGTTGGGCTGGCTCGAGATCCACCGCCATTCGCTCATCCCGCGGCCACCCGCCACGGCCACCTTGCAGCCCAGGATGCTCGGATGACGACCTCCCGTCCCGAAGCGAGCCATCCGACCAAGCCCAGGCTGCGCGGCATCCTGCACCAGTGGAGCGCTGTCTTCGCCGCAGGCGCCGGGATGGTGCTGGTCGCGACGGCTCCGGCCGGGCGACCGAGGTTCGGGGCAGCGGTCTTCGCGCTCACCCTGTGCACTCTGTTCGCAGTCAGCGCGCTCTACCACCGGGTCACCTGGGAACCCGCCGCACGCACACGCATGAGGCGGCTGGACCACGCTTCCATCTTCCTGCTGATCGCGGGGACGTACACGCCGCTCGCGATCGTCGGCTTGCCACCCGGGGAGGCTGGGACCCTGCTCTGCTGGATCTGGGCGGGCGCATTCCTCGGGATCGCACAATCCGTCTTCTGGGTATCGGCGCCGAAAGCGGTGAGCGACGGACTCGCGGTCGCGGTCGGATGGATGATCGTCCCCTACTTCGGCTCGGTGCGGGCGGTTCTCGGCAGCGTCGCAACGGGGATGCTTCTCGTCGGCGGGATTGCCTATACGCTCGGCGCGCTCGCCTATGCCTTCAAGCGGCCGAACCCGGTTCCAGGGGTGTTCGCGTACCACGAAGTCTTCCATGGGCTGACTCTGGTCGCGGCGGTGCTGCACTTCGCGGCGGTACTGTCGATGATGCGAGGTGCGGCGTAGCGTCGTCGGTCAGCCCGGCGGCAGGAGGCCCATTCGCTCCTTGCCATGCACAGTCGAAAAACTTGGCAGACCGATCGTATGGCATCTAATGTAAATGATCAGACGACGCCTTTATCGAGGTCATTCGGATGCCGGCCACGCCGCATGAGAATCAACCCGACTCGCCACCGCCAAAGTTCATCATACCGGTGCGGTACGTTTCGGGCGGCGTCGTCGTGCAGACGACCTCGACGTCGTTGAGCAAGGACTTGATCCACGTCCGGTCGGCGCGCCCTCCTCGCGCGGGCCTCGTCATCGGCCTTCAGCTCTACTTTCCGAACGTCCGCGAGGTCGTGAGGAGCACCGGGCTGATTGCGAAGACGACGTCGGGTCCGGACTCCGGGTTTTGGGCGGAGCTTGCTGACGACAAGCGCAGCGCGGACCAGATCGCCGTGTTGCTGGCGCGGCATCGCGACACGGGAGATCGAGGATGCCCACGATTGCATACGAATCTTCGCGCGACGATTCGACGCGGAGAAGGTTCAACGGCTGATGGATACATCACCAACATCAGCCGGAGCGGTGCATTCGTGAAGGTCGATCCGCCGCCCCCGCTGGGGAGCATCGTCGATCTCGAGTTTACGACTCCGGGAGTACGGGGACGCCATACGGTGCTGGCGTACGTGGTCCACGTCGCCGAGCGCCGTGGAATCGGCATTCAGTTCATCGGCGGAAACGATCAGTTTCGTTCGCGCCTGGACGAGCACATCGCCCGACTTGCGGGTTGAGGCTCGTTCCGTTGCTATCCTTCTGCCTCTCTCTTCCGTCCCTCGTGCATGGACAACCGCAATCCGAAGGTGACCGACGCGCTTCGCCACGACGTCGAGGCATCGTGGCACCGCTTCCTCGATCTCTACGAACCGCTTCGGCCCGAGCTGTACCGCTACTGCCGGCATCTGACTCGCAGTCCGTGGGACGCCGACGATCTCGTTCAGGACGCGCTCTTCCGTGCGTTCGCGAGGCTCGGATGCATGAACGAGATGCCCGGGAATCCGCGTGCATGGCTCTTCCGGATCGCCTCGAACCTGTGGATCGACCGCGTCCGCGCCCAGAAGCCGGAGCCCGAACCGGATCCGCAGCGCGCATCGAGCAGGGAGCCGCGCGCGGTCCGTGAAGCGGCGGGTACGCTCCTGTCGCGGCTCTCCCCGCAGGAGCGCGCGGCGGTGGTGCTCAAGGAGGCGTTCAATTTCACGTTGGAGGAGATCGCCGAGGCGCTCTCGACGACGCAGGGCACCGTCAAGTCTGCGCTGCATCGCGGGCGGGGCAAGCTCATCGAGCCGGTGTACCAGGTTGAAGCTTCGCCCAAGCCGGCGGTGCTCGACGCCTTCTGCGCCGCGTTCAACGCCGGCGATGTCGATCGGCTCACCTCGCTCCTCCTCGACACGGCGGAAATCGAGGTCGTGCGCGTTCACACGGAGTACGGCCCGGAGGCGGCGCGGCGCGGCGTCTTCCAGGGGATGCTCTTCGGCACCCGGCGGCTGGCGGATCCGGCGCGGCTCGCCGGCCTCGATCCTGCGTTCTTCCGCAACGTGTTGCCGCAGGTCCCGCGCGTCGAACTACGACTGCACCGCGGCGAGTGGCTCCTGGTCCACTGGTATGCGCACAGCGACGGCGACGCGGTGCGCGCCATCACCCGAGTGGAGGCGGATGGCGATCGACTCACCCGCGTGAGGAACTATTTCTACACGCCCGACGTCCTGGGAGAGATCTGCGCCGAGCTCCAGCTTCCGTTCCGCAGCAACGGCTACCGGTACTGGAAGGAGGCCTGAGCACATGTGCGTCATGGCTTTGATGCTCGCGGCCGCCGGGTACGCGCCCGTGAACGGGCTCCAGCTCTACTACGAGATCCGCGGCAAACCGGCGAAGGACGGCGTCCCGCTCGTGCTGCTCCATGGGGGCGGCTCCACCATCGAGACCTCGTTTGGCAAGCTCATCCCGCTCGTCTCGAAGACGCGACAGGTGATCGCGTTCGAGCAGCAGGGACACGGCCACACCGCGGACGTAGACCGACCATTCTCCTTCGAGCAGTCCGCCGAGGACGCCGTCGCGCTGCTTCGGCACCTCCACGTCGCGAAGGCCGACTTCTTCGGCTACAGCAATGGCGGACACATCACGCTGGAGATCGCGCTCAGGCATCCCGAGGTGGTTCGCTCGCTCATCGTCGAGTCCGCCTTCTTCAGCCGCGACGGCACCGACCCGCGATTCTGGCAAGGGTTCGATCACGCGAAGCTCGACGACATGCCCCCCGAGCTGAGGAAGGCATACCTCGCGACCGCGCCGCATCCCGAGCAGTTGCCTTCCTTCTTCGCCAAGACCGTGCAGCGGATGCGCGAGTTCAAGGGTTGGACGCCGGCGCAGCTCCAGACCATCCGGGCGCCCACGCTCCTGGTGCTGGGCGATCGCGACGTCGTGCGTGTCGAGCATGCCGCGCAGATGCAACACCTGCTTCCCGACGGGCGCCTCGCTGTGCTTCCCGCGGCGGACCATCTCGCCATCCCGGACCGAGCGGCGGACGTGGCTCGGTTCGTCGACGAGTTTCTCCTCCGCGCTGTGAACGCGACCCGAGACTCCCGCCGTTAACGACGCCGCGCTTCGACCGTACCGGCGGATCTCCCAGGCGGCAGCGGCAGCAGATGGACCTACCCCACTCGCCGACGAGAATTGGGACGTGGGCAAGGCACTTGCTAGCTTGGATGGATGAATGTTCGCGTCAACGCGCTTCGCTTCGTCGGTTGCGCGATTGCAATCTCGGCATTCTTGTTCGCCTCGGGGTCCTCGAGCTCTGGCTGTGGCTCGGCGTCCACAGGCGCGGGCAGCGATGCCGGCGACAGTGGGACCGGCGGCAATACCTTCCATGTCGACATCAGCCTGACCTCGGGCCTGATCACATTCCCGAACAAGTACTCCGGTTGGGCCGTCGGCGGCAGTTCTGCGACGAACTTCGTGGCCTACCCCAGCGGCTGGTCCGTTGGCGGCGGTTCGGCGACGAACTTCATCGCAGTGCCGGCAGGCTGGAGCGTGGGCGGTGGCTCGGCGACGAACTTCGTGGCTTACGCTCCGGGCTGGAGCGTCGGCGGCGGATCCGCGACGAACTACGTCGCGGTGCCTGCGGGTTGGACCGTCGGGGGCGGATCGGCGACGAACTTCATCGCGTTGCCCCCGCTCCCAGGGTGGAGCGCAGGCGGCGGTTCGACGACCAATTACACCGCGCTCCCTCCGGGCTGGAGCAGCGGCGGAGGATCGACGACCAACTTCATTGCGCTTCCACCCGGGTGGTTGACGGGTGGCGGATCGGCGACGAATTTCGTGGGCTATCCATCCGGACAAGGCTGGACGATCGGAGGAGGCTCGGCGACGAACTACACGGCGCTCCCTCCGGGCTGGAGTGCAGGCGGCGGCTCCGCAACCAATTTCGTTGCTGTCCCGCCCGGCTGGGTCGTCGGAGGTGGATCCTCGGCCAACTTCATCACGTATCCGGGGCCCGCCGTGGCGACCATTCAAGTAAAATTCGACGATCCGGGCTGGCTCGGACTGCTCAAGGCCTGCAGGACGGCGGCAGCTACTCGGAGTCGACGCTCGCCGACATCGTCATTTACGCCTTCCTGAACGTGCGGGCTGCGGCGCCTCATCGGGTCGAGGCGCCCGCCGGCGAATGGTGAGCCGCCGTCGGCGGACCTGCAATTCGCAAACGGTGTCGGGAAGCCTTGCTTCCGACGGTGTCTGCCGCAAGATCGCCCCATGGCGCAGTCCAACCTGTCCCCGCAAGTCGCCGCGCGGCCGTCAACGTCGATCGAAGGGCGCATCGCGGCTCTCGACTGGAACCGGATCCAATCCGATCTCGCGGAGCGCGGATACGCCACGACCGGTCGCCTCCTGACGGCCGCGGAATGTTCGAGAATGGTGGCTGATTACGAGAGCGAAGCGCGATTCCGGAGCCGGGTGGTGATGGCGCAGCACGGATTCGGCCGCGGCGAGTACAAGTACTTCAGGTACCCGCTACCGGAGATCATCGCGCACCTGCGGCCGGCGCTTTACGAGCACCTCGCTCCGATCGCGAATCGGTGGGAGAACCTCCTCGGCGGGTCCGACCGGTATCCTTCGAGTCATTCCGACTTTCTCGACCGCTGCCGCGACGCAGGACAGAGTCGGCCCACGCCGCTCCTCTTGCGCTACGAAAAGGACGACTACAATTGCTTGCACCAGGACGTCTACGGCGAGGTGTTCTTTCCGCTGCAGGTGACCTTCCTCTTGTCCACGGCCGGCCGCGACTTCACCGGCGGCGAGTTTCTCCTCGCTGAGCAGCGCCCCCGGATGCAGTCGCGCGCAGAAGTGGTTCCCCTCGTCCGAGGAGAAGGCGTCGTCTTCGCGGGTCGCCACCGCCCGGCGCAGGGAACGCGCGGTGCTTACCGGGTCACCTTGCGTCATGGCGTCAGCCGCGTCCGTTCAGGCCGGCGGTTCACGCTGGGCGTCATCTTCCACGACGCCACCTGAGCGCCGTCAGCGAACGCGCTCGATGGCGGGAGCGTGCGCGCGAGCGAAGTCTTGAAACAGCTCCGGATGAACGCAGGCCGCCATGATCTCGAGCGACTCGACGAGGCGCGGTCCCGGCCGGTTGAAAAACGCGTTGCCGTCGGTGACGTAAATGCGCGCCGATGCGCCAGTCATTTGGACGACGGTCCGTTCGATGATGTCCCTCTCGGCGAGTGCCCGCTGCAGCGAGAACCCGCAAGGCTTCACCACCACCACCTCGGGCCGCAGCTCGCGAAGAACTCGCGGTGCGATGGTGGGCGCCGGAGCGCCCGCGCTCGAACCCGCCGCGATTCCGCCGGCAAGCTCGATGATCTCCGGCATCCACGTCCCGCCGATCATCAGCGGATCGATCCACTCCAGCGAAACGACCCGCGGCCTCGACGTCCCCCGCGCGGCGCGGACCGAAATTGCCCGAATGCGCGTCTCCAACGACTCGCGCACGTCCCTCCCCTGCCCCTCGCGCCCGATGCCAGCCGCGACTCGCTCAACGTCGGCTAGAACATCGGACAGACGGGTGGGCCGGAGGCTGACGATCTCCACTTGCTCCGGATGCGCCAGCCGCGCGACCGCGGCGCGCACGTCGTCGAGCGAAACCGCGCACACTTCGCACAGATCCTGCGTGACGATGACATCCGGC
This portion of the Deltaproteobacteria bacterium genome encodes:
- a CDS encoding FAD-dependent oxidoreductase → MDTEVLIVGAGPTGLVLALWLARLGIRIRIIDKSAEPGTTSRALAVQTRTLELYRQLGIADEVVEAGLVFSAANLWARGRRAAHLDLRSLGAGRSPFPYGLIYPQDEHERFLIARLEELDVHVERKTELIDFEETDGRILARLPGSTCQAAFLAGCDGAHSTVREKLEISFPGGTYEHLFYVADVEANGPLMDRELHVSIDESDFAAIFPLEKEGRARLIGTIRPEAEKEGENLGWNDVSKGLLQRLRVDVRRVNWFSTYHVHHRVAARFRHGRVFLVGDAAHVHSPVGGQGMNTGIGDAVNLAWKLAAAIRGRAPARILDSYEPERIGFARRLVATTDRVFQFVTRSGRLAARVRVHVAPRVISTLFRLPAVRRFLFRTVSQTAIEYRESGLSEGRAGRIRGGDRLPWVESAPDNFTPLKSLEWQVHVYGSAGGGLAARCASRGLPLHVFPWSRNAARAGLARDATYLVRPDGHVGLADVLHGPERLERYLDDRDLRFVAQPARAGAAPGL
- a CDS encoding TetR/AcrR family transcriptional regulator, which codes for MGRKQKLTAADRRAQLLEVGRAVFASHGYEATTLDEVARKAGVTKPIIYEHFGSKDGLYAAIVDREMDDLVRRVSVSIAEGSARERFEGAVVAFMSYTKEVPAGFAVLTRDSPNMSARRGLTRVIDDLAHRVGDIFRKQFENAGFAPKVAPIYANALIGMVTQVAQWWAAAGRGFSIDDVAKHVAALGWMGLRHLPRNPSSPLGAGAKVRHARA
- a CDS encoding acyl-CoA desaturase, which gives rise to MYIVLCAAVFTVAYLLNILTISVGYHRGFAHQAVTLHPLLRRLVIAGGNWVTGLDPKAWVVMHRLHHEYSDTPLDPHSPVNVGMRGMGLEQLRSYKRVIIGLLKKDPAYTRYARDLDFPVNILIRRKLWYLPYVVHALVGVALAVCVGPLLGVAYFLGMMSHPIQGGLVNWLGHAVGGRNFDTDDNSRNNHLAAWLILGEGFQNNHHRYPASATFSYRRHEVDLGYYACVLMGWLGWLEIHRHSLIPRPPATATLQPRMLG
- a CDS encoding hemolysin III, with the translated sequence MTTSRPEASHPTKPRLRGILHQWSAVFAAGAGMVLVATAPAGRPRFGAAVFALTLCTLFAVSALYHRVTWEPAARTRMRRLDHASIFLLIAGTYTPLAIVGLPPGEAGTLLCWIWAGAFLGIAQSVFWVSAPKAVSDGLAVAVGWMIVPYFGSVRAVLGSVATGMLLVGGIAYTLGALAYAFKRPNPVPGVFAYHEVFHGLTLVAAVLHFAAVLSMMRGAA
- a CDS encoding RNA polymerase sigma factor, producing MDNRNPKVTDALRHDVEASWHRFLDLYEPLRPELYRYCRHLTRSPWDADDLVQDALFRAFARLGCMNEMPGNPRAWLFRIASNLWIDRVRAQKPEPEPDPQRASSREPRAVREAAGTLLSRLSPQERAAVVLKEAFNFTLEEIAEALSTTQGTVKSALHRGRGKLIEPVYQVEASPKPAVLDAFCAAFNAGDVDRLTSLLLDTAEIEVVRVHTEYGPEAARRGVFQGMLFGTRRLADPARLAGLDPAFFRNVLPQVPRVELRLHRGEWLLVHWYAHSDGDAVRAITRVEADGDRLTRVRNYFYTPDVLGEICAELQLPFRSNGYRYWKEA
- a CDS encoding alpha/beta hydrolase — protein: MCVMALMLAAAGYAPVNGLQLYYEIRGKPAKDGVPLVLLHGGGSTIETSFGKLIPLVSKTRQVIAFEQQGHGHTADVDRPFSFEQSAEDAVALLRHLHVAKADFFGYSNGGHITLEIALRHPEVVRSLIVESAFFSRDGTDPRFWQGFDHAKLDDMPPELRKAYLATAPHPEQLPSFFAKTVQRMREFKGWTPAQLQTIRAPTLLVLGDRDVVRVEHAAQMQHLLPDGRLAVLPAADHLAIPDRAADVARFVDEFLLRAVNATRDSRR
- a CDS encoding proline hydroxylase gives rise to the protein MAQSNLSPQVAARPSTSIEGRIAALDWNRIQSDLAERGYATTGRLLTAAECSRMVADYESEARFRSRVVMAQHGFGRGEYKYFRYPLPEIIAHLRPALYEHLAPIANRWENLLGGSDRYPSSHSDFLDRCRDAGQSRPTPLLLRYEKDDYNCLHQDVYGEVFFPLQVTFLLSTAGRDFTGGEFLLAEQRPRMQSRAEVVPLVRGEGVVFAGRHRPAQGTRGAYRVTLRHGVSRVRSGRRFTLGVIFHDAT
- a CDS encoding cobalamin-binding protein — protein: MRIVSLLPSATEIVCALGAADELVGISHECDFPESIRGRPVLTRARIDAGASSRAIDAAVRAVVRDALSIYVVDDERLAALEPDVIVTQDLCEVCAVSLDDVRAAVARLAHPEQVEIVSLRPTRLSDVLADVERVAAGIGREGQGRDVRESLETRIRAISVRAARGTSRPRVVSLEWIDPLMIGGTWMPEIIELAGGIAAGSSAGAPAPTIAPRVLRELRPEVVVVKPCGFSLQRALAERDIIERTVVQMTGASARIYVTDGNAFFNRPGPRLVESLEIMAACVHPELFQDFARAHAPAIERVR